DNA from Polyangia bacterium:
GGGCCGGCCTGTCGCCGATCATCTGCGTCGGAGAAACACTGGCCGAGCGCGACGCTGGCGAGGCTTTGGGTCGGGTAGGCGCGCAGGTGGACGCCGCGCTGGCCGATCTGTCCGCGGACGATCTGAAGCGATCGATCGTCGCCTACGAACCGGTGTGGGCCATCGGCACCGGTCGCACCGCCACCGCCGCGCAAGCGCAGGAGGTGCATCGCTTCATTCGCACCCGCTTGGCCGCCCGTTTTCCCGATGTGGCAAAGGCTGTTCGTATCTTGTACGGCGGCAGCGTCAAACCCGACAACATCAAAGCGCTGATGGCCGAGGAAGACATTGACGGCGGTCTGGTCGGTGGCGCCTGTCTGATCGCCGAATCGTTCATTCGCATCGTCAAGGAAGGATCCGTGTGATGGTTACGTTTCTGACTGTCCTGCACGTCTTCGTCTGCCTGTTCCTGATCTTGGTCGTGCTGCTTCAGGCCGGCAAGGGCGGCGGCATGGGGATCGCGTTCGGCGGCGGCGGCGGCAGCCAGACGGTCTTCGGCTCATCGGGGGCGGGAAATTTTCTCACCCGGCTGACCTCGGTCACCGCGGCGATCTTCTTGATCACGTCTTTAGGCCTGGCGCACTACTCAAGCCAGCAGGATTCGAAGCGGCTGCAACAGCTGGCCGAGCGCAAGGCCGGCGAGAAGAAATCCGAGGACGAGCGCGCCGCCAAGCTGAAAGAGGATCTGGACAAGGCGCGGGCCACCATCCAAAAGACCGCCGGAGAAGTCGCTCCCGGCGCCGCGGCCACCACGCCGCCCGCCAGCGGAAGCGCGCCCGCCGCGACCACCATCGAGCTCAAGCCCACCACGCCCGGCGCGCCCGCCACCAGCACGACGCCGGTCAAGCCGCTCAAAGGCGCGGTCCCGCCCGCGGGCAAACCGAGCACCGCCGTCGGCAAGTCGGCCACCGCGCCGGCGCCGAGCGACGTCCCCGCCAGCGACGGCACCACTCCGGCACCCAAGCCCGCCGTGCGTCGCAAGGCCAAGCCGAAGCCGGTCGAGGAAGGCACCACCGACAACAAGACGGCCGCGCCCGCCGAAGCGCCGGCTGCACCGGCGCCGCCCGCGCAGTAAACTGCGCTGTCGCCGGTCGCGGCGCTGGGGGGTGTCCGTGGTTCCGTTCACCAAAGTTCAAGGTCTGGGCAACGATTTCCTGGTGGTGGATCTGCGCGCGGCGGAGGTCCAATCCGCGCC
Protein-coding regions in this window:
- the tpiA gene encoding triose-phosphate isomerase, which translates into the protein MSAGSKVRRPFFCGNWKLNCTVNEGLTLATEVRNGVATLRDADVVVAPSFTALYPVAKRLEGGPVAVAAQNCFWEDKGAFTGEVSAPQLVDVGCKYVILGHSERRQLMGELDAAVNLKIKAALRAGLSPIICVGETLAERDAGEALGRVGAQVDAALADLSADDLKRSIVAYEPVWAIGTGRTATAAQAQEVHRFIRTRLAARFPDVAKAVRILYGGSVKPDNIKALMAEEDIDGGLVGGACLIAESFIRIVKEGSV
- the secG gene encoding preprotein translocase subunit SecG, with product MVTFLTVLHVFVCLFLILVVLLQAGKGGGMGIAFGGGGGSQTVFGSSGAGNFLTRLTSVTAAIFLITSLGLAHYSSQQDSKRLQQLAERKAGEKKSEDERAAKLKEDLDKARATIQKTAGEVAPGAAATTPPASGSAPAATTIELKPTTPGAPATSTTPVKPLKGAVPPAGKPSTAVGKSATAPAPSDVPASDGTTPAPKPAVRRKAKPKPVEEGTTDNKTAAPAEAPAAPAPPAQ